One genomic window of Diospyros lotus cultivar Yz01 chromosome 8, ASM1463336v1, whole genome shotgun sequence includes the following:
- the LOC127808573 gene encoding uncharacterized protein LOC127808573, translated as MTRARKSELIDFDLEIERTFHRLNNQQREIMEEEDQNIEAQRSLRDYASPSVVGIASSIRRPTVQANNFEIKSAIIQMRQATVQFGGSVNDDPNAHIANFLEICDTFKHNRVSDDAIRLRLFPFSLRDKAKAWLSSLPPGSITTGDVMAQKFLAKYFPPSKTAKMRNDITTFVQFEIETLYEAWERFKELLRKCPHHQLHVWLQVQTFYNGLSSTNRSMIDAAAEGTIMRKTPDEAYELLDEMASNSYQWQADRLPMRRPTIGHEVSNISSLSAQVAALNAKLDNLCNPSMPTRSITCDLCGAVGHSSVECQMGNTFANVLESANFVGNFHRQQHNPYSNVYNPGWRNHPNLSWSNHNAINHQAPSRFQPQQEKKPSLEELMTKFVNTAETRFQGMETKFQNQEASI; from the coding sequence ATGACCCGTGCTAGAAAATCTGAGTTGATAGATTTTGATCTGGAAATTGAAAGAACATTTCATAGATTGAATAACCAACAAAGAGAGAttatggaagaagaagatcaaaatATAGAAGCCCAAAGGTCATTGAGGGATTATGCATCACCTTCCGTTGTTGGCATTGCCTCGAGTATTCGTAGGCCGACAGTACAAGCTAACAACTTTGAGATCAAGTCAGCAATCATCCAAATGAGGCAAGCCACAGTTCAATTTGGTGGCTCTGTTAATGATGACCCAAACGCACACATTGCCAACTTCTTGGAGATTTGTGATACTTTCAAGCATAATAGAGTCTCTGATGATGCTATACGCCTAAGATTGTTCCCATTCTCATTGAGAGACAAGGCGAAAGCATGGTTGAGTTCACTTCCACCAGGTTCTATCACCACAGGGGATGTCATGGCCCAGAAGTTTCTAGCCAAGTACTTTCCACCATCAAAAACTGCAAAGATGCGAAATGATATCACTACTTTTGTGCAGTTTGAGATAGAGACATTGTATGAAGCCTGGGAGCGCTTCAAGGAGTTGTTAAGGAAATGTCCACACCACCAATTACACGTGTGGCTTCAGGTACAAACTTTCTATAATGGATTATCTTCTACTAATCGTTCTATGATTGATGCAGCTGCAGAAGGTACCATTATGAGGAAGACACCTGATGAAGCTTATGAGTTGTTGGATGAAATGGCGTCTAATAGTTATCAATGGCAAGCTGACAGGTTACCAATGAGGAGACCAACTATAGGACATGAAGTGAGCAACATCAGTTCTTTATCTGCCCAGGTGGCCGCCCTTAATGCAAAGTTAGACAATTTATGCAACCCATCCATGCCTACCAGGAGCATCACttgtgacttatgtggagcgGTAGGACACAGTTCAGTAGAGTGCCAAATGGGGAATACTTTTGCAAATGTGTTAGAATCTGCTAACTTTGTAGGGAATTTCCATCGTCAGCAACATAATCCATATAGCAATGTTTACAATCCAGGATGGCGCAATCACCCTAACCTCTCATGGAGCAATCATAATGCCATAAACCATCAAGCACCTTCTAGATTCCAGCCACAACAAGAGAAGAAACCAAGCTTGGAGGAGTTGATGACCAAGTTTGTAAATACTGCTGAGACAAGATTCCAAGGTATGGAAACCAAATTTCAAAACCAGGAGGCATCTATTTGA